The Mytilus galloprovincialis chromosome 7, xbMytGall1.hap1.1, whole genome shotgun sequence genome has a window encoding:
- the LOC143081753 gene encoding uncharacterized protein LOC143081753 produces the protein MSKAVDRNSTFSSKYVSTTAVLWKTTGTSKEVKETTSYTPYLKETSSTVLEKFTSSDLPGKDSVSAILIIAIVAATILIVIVILVTIVLCRRKKNTQVPISNESLAMVGKEVMYAQVNKPTVKRDHSTSSQKPQPAASDDTYDHMDHHRLSQIHNPTESNYDTMRSIANAGEEENNYDHVTGTKNESKRFVVDGASNYSHVEVECHEVKDI, from the exons ATGTCTAAGGCAGTAGATCGAAATAGTACATTCTCATCTAAATATGTGTCTACAACTGCGGTTCTGTGGAAAACAACTGGTACATCTAAAGAAGTTAAAGAAACTACCTCATATACTCCGTACTTGAAGGAAACTTCATCTACAGTACTTGAAAAATTTACCTCGTCAGATTTACCGGGTAAAGATAGTGTTTCAG CAATACTTATCATTGCCATAGTAGCTGCGACAATCTTGATAGTCATCGTTATATTAGTAACGATTGTTCTGTGCAGAAG aaagaAAAATACCCAAGTTCCAATTTCAAACGAATCATTGGCGATGGTCGGAAAAGAAGTAATGTATGCACAAGTAAACAAGCCGACCGTTAAACGTGACCACAGCACGTCAAGCCAAAAACCACAGCCAGCTGCATCCGATGATACATACGACCACATGGATCATCATCGACTAAGTCAGATCCACAATCCAACAGAAAGTAACTATGACACCATGCGCAGTATTGCAAATGCAGGAGAAGAGGAAAACAACTATGACCACGTGACTGGAACTAAAAACGAATCTAAACGATTTGTAGTTGATGGTGCCTCAAATTACAGTCATGTTGAGGTGGAATGCCACGAGGTTAAAGACATATAG